One segment of Nostoc flagelliforme CCNUN1 DNA contains the following:
- a CDS encoding LysR family transcriptional regulator, which yields MKQATLHQLKVFEAAARHSSFTRAAEELFLTQPTVSMQIKQLTKSVGLPLFEQVGKRLYLTEAGRELFATCRQIFENIAQYEMKVADLKGLKQGQLRLAVITTAKYFIPRLLGPFCKLYPGIDISLQVTNHEQILERMSSNLDDLYIMSQVPDSMDVTCEPFLENPLIVFAPINHPLSKEKNIPIQRLSNEPFIMREPGSGTRRAVQSLFEEQGVTVKVKLELGSNEAIKQAIAGGLGISVLSRHTLLLDASEFSILDVQHFPIERNWYMVYPSGKQLSIVARAYYEYLLGAAKNFVRQNADTTSSTLEPTHG from the coding sequence TTGAAGCAAGCGACGCTGCACCAGTTAAAGGTATTCGAGGCGGCGGCACGGCACAGTAGCTTTACTCGCGCTGCTGAGGAATTGTTTCTCACTCAACCTACCGTTTCGATGCAGATTAAGCAACTCACAAAATCGGTAGGGTTGCCATTATTTGAGCAAGTGGGGAAGCGGTTATATCTCACCGAGGCAGGACGAGAATTATTTGCTACTTGTCGGCAGATTTTTGAAAATATAGCCCAGTATGAAATGAAGGTAGCAGATTTAAAAGGGCTAAAACAAGGACAATTACGTTTGGCAGTGATTACGACAGCAAAATATTTTATCCCACGTTTGTTAGGGCCGTTTTGTAAACTTTATCCAGGGATTGATATCTCGCTGCAAGTAACGAATCACGAACAAATCTTGGAACGGATGAGTAGTAATCTGGACGATTTATATATTATGAGCCAAGTTCCAGATAGTATGGATGTGACTTGTGAACCATTTTTAGAAAATCCTTTGATAGTTTTTGCACCAATTAATCATCCGTTATCCAAAGAAAAAAATATTCCGATTCAACGCCTGTCTAACGAACCTTTTATTATGCGGGAACCAGGTTCAGGAACTCGTCGCGCCGTCCAAAGTCTATTTGAAGAACAAGGGGTGACAGTAAAAGTCAAGCTAGAATTGGGAAGTAACGAAGCAATTAAACAAGCGATCGCAGGTGGTTTAGGAATTTCTGTTTTATCTCGTCATACCTTACTATTAGACGCCTCAGAGTTTAGCATTTTAGATGTACAACACTTTCCCATTGAGCGAAATTGGTACATGGTTTACCCATCTGGCAAACAGCTATCGATCGTTGCTCGTGCCTATTATGAATATCTACTAGGTGCGGCAAAGAATTTTGTAAGGCAAAACGCTGATACTACTTCTAGTACGCTTGAACCAACTCACGGATAA
- a CDS encoding HetZ-related protein 2 encodes MTTNVEQLALDWRKRLAAECPDQNEAARQSIILWLLGSDSKRFGLFNPKEFDIAKQAMEYRWRILRQRYLGLGRERAYRNLITRLGSLVTLRNKIQTWVALSRDRQRSVMDVLQEVLQELLQTDAYIQQQMADIAKYTTDRRLRDALLFASVEEYCLRPVRNQPLLAYRFVNYLRRTQRGGLTQVPGRDLIRLVSEEVLTDDNDNRVNLVDNQAIAEYIEAQQLEEQLALRQSVQKEFENYLQENLGTDAVEWLRLYLQGKSQQEIAHKLNKQAKEVYRLRKKISYHAVRVFALKDKPELVDNWLSISLQEHNLGLTQNQWQQLDEKLTPLGQQILDLRKAGNSIEAIGQQLKLKTHQMLGEWTKIYIAAQALRTQE; translated from the coding sequence ATGACAACAAATGTGGAACAACTGGCTTTAGATTGGCGAAAGCGCTTGGCTGCGGAATGTCCAGACCAAAATGAAGCTGCTAGGCAAAGCATTATTCTCTGGCTGTTGGGATCTGACTCCAAACGGTTTGGTCTGTTTAACCCTAAAGAATTTGATATCGCCAAACAAGCGATGGAATATCGCTGGAGAATTTTACGTCAACGCTATTTGGGGCTAGGGCGAGAACGTGCTTATCGGAACTTGATAACGCGATTGGGGAGTTTAGTAACATTACGGAATAAAATTCAGACTTGGGTTGCCCTCAGCCGCGATCGCCAGCGTAGCGTCATGGATGTATTGCAAGAAGTACTCCAAGAATTACTGCAAACTGATGCCTATATACAACAACAAATGGCTGATATTGCCAAATATACAACTGATAGACGATTAAGGGATGCTCTGCTATTTGCCAGTGTAGAAGAATATTGTCTGCGGCCAGTACGCAATCAACCCCTATTAGCTTATCGGTTTGTGAATTACTTGCGTCGCACTCAGCGCGGTGGCTTAACCCAAGTGCCGGGTCGTGACTTGATTAGATTGGTGTCAGAAGAAGTTCTCACAGACGACAATGACAATCGAGTTAACTTAGTTGATAATCAGGCGATCGCAGAATATATTGAAGCACAACAGCTAGAGGAACAACTTGCCCTGCGTCAGTCAGTACAAAAAGAATTTGAAAATTATTTACAAGAAAATTTGGGAACAGACGCAGTAGAGTGGCTAAGACTCTATTTACAAGGTAAATCCCAGCAAGAGATCGCCCACAAATTAAATAAGCAGGCTAAAGAAGTATACCGTCTGCGAAAAAAAATTAGTTACCACGCGGTGCGTGTTTTTGCCCTCAAAGATAAACCAGAGCTAGTAGACAATTGGCTCTCAATTTCCTTGCAAGAACATAACTTAGGTTTAACCCAAAACCAATGGCAGCAACTGGACGAAAAATTGACTCCTCTGGGGCAGCAGATTCTAGATTTGCGGAAAGCAGGTAACTCAATAGAAGCAATAGGCCAACAGTTAAAACTCAAAACCCATCAAATGTTAGGCGAATGGACAAAAATCTATATTGCAGCCCAAGCTTTAAGAACCCAGGAGTAA
- a CDS encoding mucoidy inhibitor MuiA family protein, translating into MVNPKIPSWRKTVQSEIVAVTVYADRALVTRRGVVDLTGIEEELVITQVPETLESESVRVSGTGTVGVRLVGVSSDRIYTTEPVAERVAHLTRQIQQLEAEKRHLQAQVDALALQSSFIAGLREKTEEPFAQSLSRRNLSLSETLDFLNFLGSQYSEYAIASGECKTQQQELDKQLQALYTSLQIIQTPYPKESFSLVVAVEVSGEGEFELELSYLVNRASWTPLYDLRFSTTSDIVHLSYLAEITQSSGEDWISTNLTLSTAKPGLGTLPPKLEPWYIDAPRPQMLRQRRFAAQPPLLPPIAEPPALAARADWQEQDEVAEDSLIPAETITAEVSKEGSVVTFKLNGGGNIPSDGAPHKTTIFNRDYPCSFDYVAMPRLVSFAYLQANVKNSLKGATLLPGKANIFRDNVFIGTTQLENIAAGQEFKLNLGIDEGLKIERDLVERLVDKRLVSNQRRITYSYRLFITNLLEKEVNLKLTEQLPVSRNEQIKVRLSRSNPQIQLGEMGILEWQLTLPPQERREISYQFIVEHPPELMVVGLDI; encoded by the coding sequence GTGGTTAACCCGAAAATACCGTCTTGGCGCAAAACAGTACAAAGCGAGATTGTAGCTGTTACAGTGTACGCTGACAGAGCATTGGTTACACGGCGGGGTGTAGTTGATTTAACAGGAATTGAAGAAGAACTAGTAATTACCCAAGTGCCTGAGACTCTGGAAAGTGAGTCTGTCAGGGTTAGTGGTACAGGTACGGTAGGGGTGCGCTTGGTGGGAGTAAGTAGCGATCGCATCTACACCACTGAACCTGTAGCGGAACGAGTCGCACATTTGACAAGGCAAATTCAGCAACTAGAAGCAGAAAAACGCCACCTGCAAGCCCAAGTAGATGCTTTAGCATTACAGTCTAGTTTTATCGCGGGGTTACGTGAAAAAACAGAGGAACCCTTTGCACAGAGTTTGTCTAGGAGAAATCTCAGCCTTAGCGAAACTTTAGATTTTTTGAACTTTCTTGGAAGCCAGTATAGTGAGTATGCGATCGCATCTGGAGAGTGCAAAACCCAACAGCAGGAATTAGACAAACAACTGCAAGCACTCTACACCTCATTACAAATAATCCAAACGCCCTATCCTAAAGAGAGTTTTAGTTTAGTTGTAGCAGTTGAAGTCTCAGGTGAAGGCGAGTTTGAGCTAGAGCTTTCTTACCTAGTAAATCGTGCCAGTTGGACTCCGTTATATGACTTGCGCTTTAGCACCACCAGCGATATTGTACATCTGAGCTACCTTGCAGAAATCACTCAAAGCAGTGGCGAAGATTGGATTAGTACAAATCTCACCCTTTCTACCGCTAAACCGGGATTAGGTACACTACCACCCAAACTTGAACCCTGGTATATTGATGCCCCACGTCCACAAATGTTACGACAACGACGATTTGCTGCCCAGCCACCACTGCTACCTCCCATAGCAGAACCGCCTGCTCTTGCTGCCAGAGCAGATTGGCAAGAACAAGATGAAGTTGCAGAGGATAGTCTGATTCCAGCAGAAACCATTACAGCAGAAGTATCCAAAGAAGGGAGTGTAGTTACCTTTAAATTGAATGGTGGCGGTAACATTCCTAGTGATGGCGCACCTCATAAAACTACAATTTTCAATCGTGATTATCCTTGTAGCTTTGATTATGTGGCAATGCCACGCTTAGTAAGTTTTGCTTATTTGCAAGCCAATGTAAAAAATAGTCTCAAAGGTGCAACTTTGTTACCAGGCAAAGCGAATATTTTCCGCGACAATGTTTTTATTGGGACAACTCAGCTAGAAAATATTGCAGCAGGGCAAGAGTTCAAACTGAACTTAGGGATTGATGAAGGTTTGAAAATTGAGCGTGATTTAGTTGAACGTCTGGTAGACAAAAGATTGGTTAGCAACCAGCGTCGGATTACTTATAGTTATCGGTTGTTCATTACTAACTTACTAGAGAAAGAAGTAAATCTAAAACTAACTGAACAATTACCAGTTAGTCGCAACGAGCAAATTAAAGTGCGTCTGAGCCGCAGCAACCCGCAAATTCAACTTGGTGAAATGGGGATTTTAGAATGGCAATTAACTCTTCCACCCCAGGAGCGACGAGAGATATCTTACCAGTTCATTGTTGAGCATCCGCCTGAGTTAATGGTTGTTGGCTTAGATATTTAG
- the mnmE gene encoding tRNA uridine-5-carboxymethylaminomethyl(34) synthesis GTPase MnmE produces the protein MSEVFATTGTIAAIATAVVPQQGSVGIVRVSGSQAMALAQTLFHAPGRQVWESHQILYGYIRHPQTQQLVDEALLLIMKAPRSYTREDVVEFHCHGGIMAVQQVLQLCLENGARLAQPGEFTLRAFLNGRLDLTQAEGIADLVGARSPQAAQTALAGLQGKLAHPIRQLRANCLDILAEIEARIDFEEDLPPLDDKLIISEIEKIAAEIIRLLATKDKGELLRTGLKVAIVGRPNVGKSSLLNAWSQSDRAIVTDLPGTTRDVVESQLVVGGIPVQVLDTAGIRETTDQVEKIGVERSRRAANAADLVLLTIDASAGWTEGDREIYEQVQHRPLILVINKIDLVEEGESKNIQSQIVRLSEVEVPNLKSKIITAAAQNQGIDTLEAAILEIVKSGKVQAADMDLAINQRQAAALTQAKISLEQVQATIAQQLPLDFWTIDLRGAIQALGEITGEEVTESVLDKIFSKFCIGK, from the coding sequence ATGTCAGAAGTTTTTGCTACTACTGGAACTATCGCTGCGATCGCCACTGCTGTTGTCCCCCAACAGGGTAGTGTTGGGATTGTGCGGGTGTCCGGTTCCCAAGCAATGGCTCTAGCCCAAACTCTTTTTCACGCACCAGGGCGACAAGTTTGGGAAAGTCACCAGATTCTCTACGGTTATATTCGCCATCCCCAGACGCAACAACTGGTAGATGAAGCCCTGTTGCTGATTATGAAAGCACCCCGTTCTTACACCCGTGAAGATGTGGTGGAATTCCATTGCCACGGCGGAATTATGGCAGTGCAACAGGTATTACAACTGTGTTTGGAAAACGGTGCAAGACTAGCCCAACCAGGAGAATTTACTCTCCGCGCCTTTTTGAATGGGCGATTGGATCTAACTCAAGCCGAAGGTATTGCTGATTTAGTGGGAGCGCGATCGCCTCAAGCTGCCCAAACTGCCTTAGCTGGTTTGCAGGGAAAATTAGCTCATCCGATCCGGCAGTTACGCGCTAACTGTTTGGATATTTTGGCAGAAATCGAAGCTCGAATCGATTTTGAGGAAGACCTTCCTCCATTGGATGATAAACTCATAATATCAGAAATCGAGAAAATTGCCGCAGAAATAATTAGGTTATTGGCAACCAAAGACAAAGGTGAGTTGCTACGCACTGGTTTAAAAGTGGCAATTGTGGGGCGTCCGAATGTGGGTAAGTCGAGCTTATTGAACGCTTGGAGCCAGAGTGATCGCGCCATTGTGACTGACTTACCCGGTACAACCCGCGATGTGGTGGAATCGCAGTTAGTTGTCGGAGGAATTCCTGTACAAGTGCTAGATACAGCAGGGATTCGGGAAACAACAGACCAAGTGGAAAAAATTGGCGTCGAGCGATCGCGTCGTGCCGCCAATGCAGCTGATTTAGTCTTGCTTACCATCGACGCTTCAGCAGGTTGGACGGAAGGCGATCGAGAAATTTACGAACAGGTACAACACCGTCCATTAATTCTAGTTATTAACAAAATCGATTTAGTCGAAGAAGGCGAAAGCAAAAATATTCAATCCCAAATCGTTCGACTGAGCGAAGTCGAAGTCCCAAATCTAAAATCTAAAATTATCACAGCCGCAGCCCAGAATCAAGGCATTGATACTTTAGAAGCAGCAATTTTAGAGATAGTTAAATCGGGAAAAGTGCAAGCTGCTGATATGGATTTAGCCATTAACCAAAGGCAAGCAGCAGCCTTAACTCAAGCGAAAATTTCCTTAGAACAAGTACAAGCAACAATTGCCCAGCAACTACCTCTTGATTTCTGGACAATTGACTTACGCGGTGCAATCCAGGCACTAGGAGAAATTACTGGTGAAGAAGTTACAGAATCAGTTTTAGATAAGATTTTTAGCAAATTTTGTATTGGTAAATAA